The Theobroma cacao cultivar B97-61/B2 chromosome 2, Criollo_cocoa_genome_V2, whole genome shotgun sequence genome includes the window CTCTAATCTCGATCAGTTTGGTAGAAAATGGACAGTTTCAGTTTGTTGAGGATTAAATTGGCTCCTTACCTTTACATGTCGGTGGCTATAAAAACAACAAGCTTTTGTTAAAGTTACAAATACAATCCAAGAGTCAAAAGTTAGCTATTACTATTACTATAAGCATAAACAGTAACAGTAAAAACAATTAACCACATTAATTAAGCATcgcaaaaaataaatattcatatttgcgTATTCCACTTCTTAAATTAAAGGAGAAAAATAGGaaacaaaatggaaaattcttaatttccaCCACTGGCTAAGTTTTCTTAACCAATGGCTCTTAACCATAATTAGTAATTTACCCTCCCCAAACTTTCTATTCAGGAATCGGCTATCGTCCAAGTCATATCGTTCTCAAAAATCCAGTGACAAACCTCGATCCGACCCGGACCTGAACCCAAAGCCAAGAAAGCTCCATGCCCCGAACTCCAAGCAGATGTATCCAAATGACAGATGGCAACGCCATGATTTATCTTCTCCCTTGAATTCGGGTCCAGTATATCCGCTTCATAAACCCGGACCTTGGGAACCGAGTGGCAATAGTAAAGTAAATACGGGTACAAACTCTGGTGACAAGAAACTGATTTCGTTACTTTCCCACTGTTGATTCCTCTGACCGTTCCAATCTTAATATTTTGCTTTGAGCCCTTCACGTTTTCCGTCGTACGAACCTCCACGTTACGCCCCAGGACAGAGGTGGCGAAATCGATCATGTCCTCGGCCGATCCAACGCACCGCTTCGTCTCTCCCGCGCTCGGTGCTCGCTCGCACTCTTTCAAAGCGTCCAGCATTACGGTTTCCAGGGTGGAGTTATCCCCCGCGTGGAAAATCCGTTTCAGTTCACCAATCTTAGAGGACGAGAACGGTAATTTGGAGACAATAGTCCGGGGCAAAAACGACCTTTCGGGCATTTTATCCCTAATGTCCGGCATTGGCAGCACCGTTCCTCTCTTCAACATCTTTTCCCGGAAGAATTTGCCCGGCTCCACCCATTTATTCACAGCACTAACACTGGCCTTAACTTGAGCGGTTTCAGCCGAACTCTCATTGTTGTATCTACCGAAACTAACACCCTTTTTAGTATAATCCTTAAAAGTGGTGTTTCTTCCATAGATCTTGAACCCAATGGACTGACCTTCGGCTCCTTGGCCATATCCAGTGAATTTATCCGTACCTTCGTTAAAAGATTGGCCGTAATTATTGAAATCAACTTTCGCCGCATTAGAATTCTTGGCATAAGATTGGAAGGAATCGTCACCTACattggattggtctcggtaaCTTGAGAAACTGTCAACCGCCGCATTGCCTCCATCTCCATAACTCTTAAAAGTATTTAGCGGCACATTGGAATCAAACCCGTACGAAGTGAAAGTGTCATTTGCCCCATTCGCTGATTCTCCATAACCAGAAAAACCTGACCCCACAACATTGGCTCCTTTCCCGTAACTGCTGAAGTCGTTAGGAACGCCGTTACCGTTTTTGCCGTAACTTGAAAACGACTGCCCGTTCCCGGCGTTGGCGTTCTCCGTGTAGCGCGTGAATGTCTGCCCACGGCCGTTGGAGTCGTCGGAATATGAAGTGAATCGGAGATTGGGGTTGTTCACTTCACGGTTGTAGTTGTTGAAGTTGCCGCCACCGCCAGTGGCGGCGGCGCCGTAGGTGTTGAAGCTCTGGTCGACGACGTTAGATTCGCTGGCGTAATTGGAGAATAGGTCCTTGTGACCAGCCGAGTCCCGGCTGTATCGGCGGAACGAGTCCACGATGACGTTGTCGCCTTCGGAGTAGTTCTTAAAAGAGTCGACTCCGGCGAGTCGATCCGTGCCGTAATTGGTAAAGTTCTTGTTGGCGTAGAAGGCGAAGTTTGCGTCTTTGGGGTGTTTCTCGAGACTCGGGGATAAATCGGGGAAGCAAAAGAGTTTAGCGGAGGAACAGAAGGAAGGAAGACGGGAAGCGAGGTCGTTTTGGGCGGCGAGTTTGGAAAAACTGGCAGAATCGACGGCAGTCAATGGGGATACTTTGGAGAGTAAAAAATGGGTTTTGGGGATTTGGTTACGGATCTCCTTGTTCCAGTAACGAATCAACGAGGCTTTTGGAGTAAATGGGTTTTCCGACACTGAGGAAGCACCGACACCGCCGAAAATAACCTGCATTGTCCgaaaataaactttaaaaaaaaataggtcttatataaatttcaataaacagataaaaataagtaaagatTGTAAACAGAAAACATTTTGCTCACACTGAAGGATGAGAAGGAGAGGACGAGAAAAGTCCAGAGCTTAAGCATTTTCGGGgtgtattttttctttcttttctctattttcccagagagagagagaatgtaGGTGAGTTTGTTTGGTTGTGTTGGAAGACAGGAATTTATagagggaaaagaaagaaaggggaGAATTGTGGTTAGTGAAGACAGTGATGAGAGTTTGACGACGGAGGATTTGCTCATTATCTGCTTTATTCTAAACTAGAATTTGGGCACACCCACCCTGTATGacagagaaagagaagtggGAAAACAACTTTTTAAGTAATAAGATAGATTTTTttcaagtaaaataaatacattcaattattagtataattttattttatatatttatgaatttttgtataattttacGAATTAAAGGATTCAttctaaataaatattaataaagattattctaattgttattagtttttattaattaattaaaggggttttattttttcaaaacaaatggGCGAATATAAAGGATATACGGTTAttatgaaatgaataaagagAAGAGAAGTAGAGAACCCCACTAAAAAGGAGAAATGCGATTATGGATTGTgcaataagaaaaagaaggaaccAAACAAAATCTTCACATGCTtttcgttttctttttcttctcaaaaGAAATTGCCAATTatccttttaaaattatgatgaaGCCATATTCTTTCCATTAGATTTCTCCATTTTATTGTTGACAGAAAAAGTATACTATATACTTTCCGTTTGATTAGTAGCAATTTTcctatattataaattttaaagaagtataattaattattgatgaTGTGTTAAACAATCTGCCCATAATATGTATAggtaattatatattaatttctcaATGCAATTTTATAGAATAAACTGTActagtatattttatttttccgaTAATTGTAACCTACAATATACATGGTGAAAATTATATgattaaatctaaaatttaaagtaaaagtaaatatgataatttttttttagagaagAATACTTTATTTATCTAACCATATGGGGAAAGCAGATGCCCCACATATCGTTCATAAGCAAACAAGTAGCCTTTATTGGTTGACAATCATAAAACTAAACATTACTCTCTATCTCAAAATCTCTATTTGCCATGAAGTCAGCAATTCTATTACCTTCCAAATAAACATGATTTACTTTGACTTCCCATTGTCGATGTAGGATCTCCCTAATTGCTCGAATGAGGTCTAAGTTAACACAAGGATGTGGATGAAGAAGTGATTGCTTGCACTACCATTTTATTATCAACTTGCAATACGATCTTGCGGAATCCTCTCTCCCAAGCTTGAGAAAGACCATGATACACTCCCCATAATTCtacttgatatgcattggACTTTCCCAAGTTGTAGGCATAACCCTCAATCCATACACCCTCTGAGTCTCTAAGCACTCCTCAGCTGCAGCTCCTTGGACAAAGTCTCAGTAGGCACCATATGTATTAACTGCAACCCAATCCAATGGTGGGGGTGACCACCCCACTAAGATCTTTTGTTTGTTAAGTAGATTCCCACCTAGCACATTCAGTATAATCATGGCAAGATTTAGTGCAGCAACCATGCTTTTTACTATGTTAATACAGCTTTCAATAGGAATTACACGATTCTCAAATACTTCTAAATTCCTCCACTTCCATAAATACCAACAACTTACTCTAAACATAGTTTTCCTAGGAGCACCATAAACTTGCATCATATAATTTCTGAGATTAAAGGAAAGCCACTCACCCATAGTTGTAGAAAAGAAGTTATCGACTTCATTTTAAGGTAACAGTCGAAGCCATAGGGAACTTGCAATTAGGCAATCTTGAAACAAATGTAGAGTTGTTTCCTCATCCAAATTGCATCGAGAACAAGTTGCAATAGTCGACAATTATCGATGTACCTTTTCATGATCTGTGAGGATTTTATTATGAAGACATTGAAACAAAAACACACATATACGTTGAGGTCTAGGCTAGCCCCAAGCTAAATTCCATTCACTTTCCTCAACTGCGTTACTCAAGCTAAAAGCCTTTCGTAGTTGGTCATACGCCAAGCTCATTGTAAAATAACCAGATGAGGAGTGTGCCCAATATGGCACATCTGTACAATAAGAATCCGAGGGTGTGTTGAAGTATCgatttttgtttctaaaaggTGAGAGCTTCACTAGTTTTATAGTAGAGGTTCATGAAAAAGTCAAATCTactgaagaagaagaagagcacGTGGTTTGCTTATgcttcaattaaaatgttatgttGTTTAGTTTATTGCTGGTGtcgtttttatatttttcagtTGTTTTCTTAACTTAGCAAAAACTATGTCGTATCATTTGGCTATTGCTCCTTTGTTTTAGTGAGCTgtcaaaaaagaatttttttgcaGTCACAAATGCAAAATATTCCACAGTTGTTTTCGTATAGCCAATGGTTTTCCTTGTTAGCTgtcatttctctctctctctctctctctctctctctctctctctccNNNNNNCCGTTTCGTTTAGTCTGTcattcttctctctctctctctctctctctctctctctctctcctctgtGTACATATACAAAAAagtatataattaaatgaaGTAGTGAGCTGGGTGCTGTATTGTGTCTGACAATTTTGTCTCACCACTCTCTCTCtcgatttttcttttttccttctttgtttttggttCATCCATTTTTTCCAGAAAACTTGATTTATTCAACATGGTATCAAAACGTTTTGCTTGATCTGAAGGGACCGTTTTCCTTCATTCTTCAACGTTTTACTTGCTGGAAAATCatcttttggttttcttttataCTCAATGGCTACTTCAGGATTTAATACTTCAGCTCCACCGATTTTTACAAGGGAGAACTATGTTTTCTGGTCTGTGAAGATGAAATCCTACCTTAAAGCCTTTTGCCTCTGGGGTGTTATGGAGATAGGAGAAGATCCAGTTCAAAGACATGCCAATCCTACCTTAGCTCAGATTCATCAGTTTGAGGAAGACAAAGCAGAAAGGTACAAGGCTCTGTCCTGCTTGCAATCAGCTGTTTCTGTTGAAATTTTCTTTAGGATTATGCATCTAGATAGTCCTAAAGAGGTGTGGGATCACTTGAAGGATGAATTTTTTGGCAGTGATAGGACTAGGCATGTTTAGATTTTAAACTTGTCTAGGCAGTTTGAGATGCTGAGGATAGAATATGATGAGAATATTAGAGAGTTTTTCTGGTAAAATGATGAGTTTGGTGAATCAACTGAGGTTGTTAGGGAAGAATGTGACTGAAGAACGTTTGGTTAACAAAATGTTGGTGAGCCAACCCGAGAGGTATGAATCCAAGATTTATTCTTTGGAAGATTTAAGGGATATGTCACAAGTTACTTTGAAGGAGTTGGTAAACTCTCTAGAAGGCTTAAAGTAAAAGAGGGCATATAGGTAAAAGACCTCAGTAGATAGTGCTTTAATAGCTAAAACTAAGCACTTGAAAATAGGTAGCAATTCTaagaaaaatgatttggaaagaaaggagaagggAAAACAAGCTATTGATGATAAGCCTGGTAAACAAAAAACTAAGTATCCTCTCTGTCCACACTGCAAGAAGACAACTCACTCAGCAAAATTTTGCTGGTACAGGCCTAATGTGAAGTGCAGGTCTTGTAACCACCTAGGACATGTTGAGAGAGTTTGTAAGAACAAAGCCACTCAAGCTGAAGGCAAAGCTGCAGTTGCTAAAGAACAAATAGAAGTTTCAGAAGAAGTTTTGTTTATGGTTAGAGAGGTTGGTAAATCAATGAAGAAAGACTTGTGGTTGATTGATAGTGCTTGTTCTAATCTCTTAATTGGTGATGAGAGTCAATTCACTACCTTGTATAGGAGCTATAGGTCAAAGGTTGAGATTGATGATGGCTTTTTTCTAAGGATTCTTGGCAAGGGGATTGTAACAGTTGAGACTCAACAAGGCAGgaagtttattttaaatgtcTACTTTGTACCTGATgctaatcaaaatttattgaGTGTTGGATAGTTGACTCAAAATAATTATGCTATTTTGttcaaagataaattttgcacTATCTTTGATCCTAATGGAGAAGAAGTACTAACTGTGGAAATAAGGAACAAGTGTTATCCTATAGATTGGCAGCAATCTGATCATGCTTTCTTAAGCTATGTTAATGATTCTGAGTTGTGGCATAACAGGTTTGGACACTTGAACTTTAATTATCTTCAAACCATGGCAGCTAAAGAACTGGTCACTAGATTACCTAAGATAGCTAAACCGGATACAGTGTGCAAGATCTGTCAATATGGGAAGCAATGCAGGGTACCTTTTCCAAAGTAGAGAAGTTGGAAAGCTACTGCTAAGTTGGAGCTTATTCACACAGATTTAGAGGGTCCTATGAAGACTCCTTCTCCTGGGGGCAATAAGTACTATCTGTTTTTATTAATGATCTGACTAGGTATTGTTGGGTTTATTTTTTGAAGGCCAAGTCTGAAGTCTTGAGCAACTTTGtgaaatttaagaatttaGTAGAGAATCAGGCAACTGAAACTATCAAGATACTAAAGAGTGATAATGGAACATAGTTTACTGGTGcagaatttgagaaatatttgCAACATTTTGGCATTACTCACCAATTGACTGTGCCATACAGCCCACAGCAAAATGAGATTTCTGAAAGGAAGAATAGAACACTGTTGGAAATGGCTAGATGCCTTTTATTTCAGAAGAAGTTACCTAAAACTTTTTGGGCAAAGGTAGTTAACACTGCCAACtatattttgaatatatcTCAGACAAGAGTCTTAATACAAACAACTCCCTATGAGAGTTGGTTTGGAAGAAAACCATCTGTAGAACACTTAAGGATCTTTAGATCTATCTATTATGCAAAAGTACCTGATGAGAAGAGATCAAAACTTGATGAGAAGAGTGTTATTGGTATTTTGATTAGTTATAGTGAACTTATCAAAGGTTACAAACAGTATAATGTTGAAACCAAAAGAATTTTCATCAGTAGAGAAATAAGGTTTGATGAATAGGTAGTATGGGATTAAGAGAAATCTGTGGTAGAAAACACTGGGAATTACAATCTGTTACATGATGTAGTACCAGAAGAAATTGATGAAGAAACTGATATAGAAGCTGAAAGTCTGACAGTGAGAGGAACCAGATTATTGCAGAAAATTTATGATAGATGCAATGTGGCTATAGTGGAACTTGTAAGTTTTGATGAAGCAGTGAAAGATAACAGATGGGTGCAGGCAATGAATCAGGAGATGGAAATGATAGAAAAGAATGGTACCTCGATATTGATTGATAAGCCGACAGATCAACATATTATTAGGGAGAAATGGATTTATAAAACAAAGCTTAATGTTGATGGTATTGTCAATAAATACAAAGCAAGACTGGTAGTTACGGGTTACTCACAAATTCATGGTGTTGACTATTGGGAAACATTTGCCCCAGTAGCTAGACATGACACAATTCGACTTATCACTGCACTAGCTACCAAAGAAGGTTGGAAAATTTGGCATCTGGATGTTAAGTCTGCCTTCCTTAATGGGTATCtcaaaaaagatatttatgtTCACCAACTTGAAGGTTTTATCAAACCTAGAAATGAAGGAAAAGTTTGCAAGTTAATCAAGGCTCTGTATGGTCTAAAACAAGCTCCCAAAGCCTGGTATGATCGAATTGACAATTTCCTTACATTAGAAGGTTTTCACAAAAGTGCAAACGAGCCTACTCTGTATGTTCACTGCACAACAGAATCAGTCAAGGTAGTTATTTCATTGTATGTTGATGATCTCTTAATTATAGGATCAAATGATTTAGTTTTAAAGGACTATAGAGACAGGTTgaagaaagaatttaaaatgtcAAATCTGGGTGAAATGCATTACTTTCTGGGTTTGCAATTCATATAGTGTCTTGAATATATCTGCATTCATCAGAGCAAGTATGCAGCAAAGTTATTAAAGAAGTTTCATATGGAAAGTAGTAAAGCAGTTGAAACTCCTTTGGCTACAAATTGTAAATTGAGTAAGGATGATCAGGCACCGGATGCTGTCAGCAATACTTACAGTAGCATGATTAGAAGTCTGCTATACTTGGCAGCCTCAAGACCAGATATCATGTTCTCAGTAAGCTTGTTGTCACGCTTTATGCATAAGCCATCTTAGATTCACTACACAACTGCCAAACGAGTACTCAGATATGTCAAGGGTACAAAAGATTATGGATTGAAGTTTGACAAGGCAAATCACAATGAACTTGTTGGTTATTGTGATAGTGATTAGGCAGGGAGCATCGGTGATTCAAAGAGTACTAGAGGCTACTGTTTTTTGTTGGAAGTGGAATTTTTTCATGGATCTCCAAGAAGTAAGAGGGAGTTGCTCAGTCCTCTGCGGAGGCTGAATATATATCTGCAGTAGTAGCATATCAAGCCATTTAGCTTAGAAAAATTTTGTGTGATTTGGGATTCAAGCAAGAAAAGGGGACTACATTGTTCATAGATAATTAGTCAGCAATTTCAATAGCCAAAATCTAGTGAATCATGGGAGAACCaagcacatcaaagtgaagtTTCATTCAATTCGTGAAGTTATAAAGGATGAGGAGATTCAACTTAAACACTGTGGATTTGATGCTCAACTTGTAGACATATtcactaaaaatttaaacaaagaaagattCTTGTGGTTGAGGAAAGAAATCGGAGtctacaaaacaaaaaccaagGGGGTGTGTTGAAGTATCagtttttgtttctaaaaggTGAGAGCTTAACTGATTTTGTAATGGAGGTTCATGGAAAAGTCAAATCTGCTGAAGAAGAAGAGCACGTGGTCTGCTTATgcttcaattaaaatgttatgtCGTTTAGTCTATTGCTGGTGTCGTTTTTATATTATTCAGTTGTTTTCTTAACTTAGCAAAAACTATGTCGTATCATTTGGCTATTGCTCCTTTGTTTTAGTGAGTTGTCAGAAAGGAATTTTTTTACAGTCACAAATGCAAAATATTCCACGGTTGTTTTCATATAGCCAATGGTTTTCCTTATTAGctgtcatttttctctttctctcctctGTGTACATATACAAAAAGGCATATAATTAAATGAAGTAATGAGTTGGGTGTTGTATTGCGTCTGACAATTTTGTCTCACCACTCTCTCTCTcgagttttcttttttccttatcTATTTTTGGTTCATCCATTTTTTCCAGAAAACTTGATTTATTCAATAGGCACTAGTCTAACTATTTGCTATACAGTCTCCTCAGGAAAGACATTTGTTAAACGATCCCTGTCCCATCCACCATCTAGTGTAGTACACTCCCTAAAGCATTGATTTGCCAACATATTAGTATCCATTCTTGAAGCTATATTCATCAATGGATAATCACCTACCAATGTGTCCAACTAGAATTTTGTGTGCAATCCATCCTAATAAACCactttatatgttttttaattCATACCAAAGGTGACACATTGAAGACCATAAAGATGAGCTACCATTTCTACATGTGTTAACTGGAAGTTTCGATGACCGAAAATTATATTTACTTGTCAGAATTTTCACCCATAATGCATCAGGCTTCGTCAACATCTGCCACTATAGTTTTAGCATGAATGCATTATTCATCAAATGCAATCTAGGATTGCCTaaacctcttttttttttaggtctACATATTTTACtccatttaattaaatgaacCTTCTTACTCCTTGTATCTCCATtccatataaaatttatgtatAAGGCCTCGATTTTGTTATAAACATCTAGAGGAATAGATACTGTTTGCGTAGTGTAAAGTGGAATAGTGGTGGTACATATTTGATTAATGTAATTATGCCTACAAAGACgtattatttgttttaagtgaCGAGGGATAAAAATCATACATGGTTAAAAACTAATGATTTAACTATGATTTATGAGTAAAAGTTTAGCATTTTCTCAAACATGACATCtctttttaaaagataaaattgtgaaaatttaatttcaaaatagaCAATTCCTTGTAACTAGAGCaattcaaaaatcttttcattaacataataaatatatatagatatatattatattatttgttaaaataatacatttaattaaataatattttaattatgctTAACAAGTAATTATAGATATCCATTAGTCAAacttataaagaaataatgaaGCCGAAAAGAGTAAGATTAGTTGGCTGGATTCCCATGTGTCATGACTTAGAACTTTAATCAAGATCCATGCAATTTTAACCAAGATCCATGCATCGCTTAAACTTGCATATAAAAAGACTAAGGAAGCTtaactttaaatatttgaGCAATAATGTTGtggaagcaaaaaaaaaaaaccttgaaaaAAAGACTTTGGGAATTCTTAAGATAAGAATAAATACCTAAATTACTTGAATGCTTGAATATGATTATTTGGGCAATTTGACTATATTGCCTTTCCCTAATGCCTAAGGGtgctatttataatataactTTTCCCAATTCTAAAGTAATTCTACTTCTGTTGTCTAGTACAACTAAAATAGTTAACAAGATatttaaatacaataaatGTTCTATTCCTAAGTAGAACACCATTAGCCTAAAGTCCTAGtgcaagtaaaaataataataataataataataatatgtaGATATCTGTACATAAGAATTCTAGCCCTTATCAAACTCCTTTATGTGAATAATCCTTTTTTAGTTGGGCTCCCTATGTATCTATGGCTTGATGAAGTGCGATCCAATGGCTCATGGCTCTCGAGTATGCACATGTGTGGGCGTTTGGAAACCCCCAATCGATGGTGGCCCAATGCTGGTTGTTGATGGACCCTCAAGTGATGTCGTCTCAGGCCCAATTGGTGACTTTGGGCACTGTGTCACAAATGTGTGCTACTGGTTCGAGTCCGCCATCAAGCTGGACCAATCACAGGATCACAGACCATGACATTTTCCCTACTTGATCTAGGCAACACCCTCATTGCCTGTAGTCTCTTTCCACCATAAGTCTTCAACAGGTTCTTCACAAGTGTCATGGGCATAATTGAGGCAGCCTTCCATTGGCTGTTTGCGAAACACCTCCAAGTTCGTATGTGTTCTACCTTGTGGATGTTTGGCTTGCAATTTGTCTATGATGTCTAAGGACATGGCTCCCATGTGCACGGTGTCTTTGTTTGCGACGCACATAAGATACGAGGGGTTTAAACTTGATCCTAGATCGTCAATTCAATGCCACAGCCACGTTATGCAGCTTCCTAGTATTTGTCAGCTATATGCACAATTTTGTGTTTGAGACCTCTAACAACCTTCGTTAATTTCCACTGTTGTTGTTGTATAGTTGCCATCAATTCATCTTTCCCCATATCGTGGTGAATTAAGTTGTT containing:
- the LOC18609455 gene encoding polygalacturonase 1 beta-like protein 3; this translates as MSKSSVVKLSSLSSLTTILPFLSFPSINSCLPTQPNKLTYILSLSGKIEKRKKKYTPKMLKLWTFLVLSFSSFSVIFGGVGASSVSENPFTPKASLIRYWNKEIRNQIPKTHFLLSKVSPLTAVDSASFSKLAAQNDLASRLPSFCSSAKLFCFPDLSPSLEKHPKDANFAFYANKNFTNYGTDRLAGVDSFKNYSEGDNVIVDSFRRYSRDSAGHKDLFSNYASESNVVDQSFNTYGAAATGGGGNFNNYNREVNNPNLRFTSYSDDSNGRGQTFTRYTENANAGNGQSFSSYGKNGNGVPNDFSSYGKGANVVGSGFSGYGESANGANDTFTSYGFDSNVPLNTFKSYGDGGNAAVDSFSSYRDQSNVGDDSFQSYAKNSNAAKVDFNNYGQSFNEGTDKFTGYGQGAEGQSIGFKIYGRNTTFKDYTKKGVSFGRYNNESSAETAQVKASVSAVNKWVEPGKFFREKMLKRGTVLPMPDIRDKMPERSFLPRTIVSKLPFSSSKIGELKRIFHAGDNSTLETVMLDALKECERAPSAGETKRCVGSAEDMIDFATSVLGRNVEVRTTENVKGSKQNIKIGTVRGINSGKVTKSVSCHQSLYPYLLYYCHSVPKVRVYEADILDPNSREKINHGVAICHLDTSAWSSGHGAFLALGSGPGRIEVCHWIFENDMTWTIADS